The following are from one region of the Nicotiana tomentosiformis chromosome 7, ASM39032v3, whole genome shotgun sequence genome:
- the LOC104097648 gene encoding pentatricopeptide repeat-containing protein At5g02830, chloroplastic isoform X1, giving the protein MREALVILPSSSITLPPNSSPTPPHHHRSATAKPKPKFKPKQKPTQSPLLSTLRWDSASQNVHGLKYYAELASKLAQDGRFNDSLMIAESVVVSGVNAAEFAALLNAKIVSDGIVRLLEEGKLRSVVELLTGAQKLGIEPLKLLDGAAIDSLSRECRRTMECGEIEEAVSLMETLKGCGMPIKELVKPSEIIRLCISQRKPNTAVSSIMTLCRYAHIFPHVDIMFCTVILEFGKKGDLASALTVFEASKQNQDTPNLYIYRTIIDVCGLCGDYMKSRSIYEGLIASKFTPNIYVFNSLMNVNACDLSYTLDIYKQMQKLGVPADLTSYNILLKSCCLATRVDLAKEIYGELKHLELAGTLKLDVFTYSTLIKVFADAKMWQMALKIKRDMLSAGVTPNIVTWSSLISACANAGLVDQAIQLFKEMLQAGCEPNSQCYNILLHACVEACQYDRAFRLFRSWKEHALQKDNCGDLGSKTDNTIDLSPTLMVSGSIPDCTSASPHGHFSTRISFRPTTSIYNTLMKACGSDYYRAKALMEEMKKVGLSPNHISWSILIDICGGSGNVEGALQILRSMREAGIQPDVVTYTTIIKVCVETKDFKSAFSLFAAMKRYQIKPNMVTYNTLLRARSRYGSLQEVQQCLAIYQDMRKAGYKPNDYYLKQLIEQWCEGVIQNGNQRKGYFSSRNRSGLEPESMILEKVAEHLQKDNANSVSINLRGLSKVEARIVVLAVLRMIREKYTAGDSIKDDVQIFLGVQEVGIRAVRQESVIKGAVIKLLQHDLGLDVISATSRIGNDKNQDGVNNLEKCSNMEEHAERGILRANMHSPTRRPAVLQKLRIPKESLQSWLTRRLDASIEQ; this is encoded by the exons ATGAGAGAAGCGCTGGTGATTCTTCCATCTTCTTCCATTACTCTCCCGCCCAATTCCTCCCCTACTCCGCCACATCACCACCGCAGCGCCACCGCTAAGCCCAAGCCTAAATTCAAGCCCAAACAAAAGCCTACTCAGTCTCCACTTCTATCTACACTGCGATGGGATTCCGCTTCACAGAATGTTCACGGTCTCAAATACTATGCAGAATTGGCGTCGAAGCTAGCACAGGATGGGAGGTTCAATGATTCATTGATGATCGCGGAGAGCGTTGTGGTTTCGGGAGTGAATGCGGCGGAATTCGCGGCTTTGTTGAATGCGAAGATTGTTTCTGATGGAATTGTTCGTTTACTTGAGGAAGGGAAGCTAAGGAGCGTTGTTGAGCTTTTGACGGGGGCGCAGAAGCTAGGGATTGAGCCGTTGAAGCTGCTCGATGGAGCTGCTATTGATTCTCTTTCTCGAGAGTGTAGGCGGACTATGGAATGTGGTGAAATTGAGGAAGCTGTGAGCTTGATGGAAACACTTAAAG GGTGTGGTATGCCAATTAAGGAATTAGTGAAGCCGTCTGAGATTATAAGACTTTGTATCAGCCAAAGAAAGCCAAATACAGCTGTAAG TTCAATCATGACTCTCTGCAGGTATGCACATATTTTTCCACATGTGGACATTATGTTCTGTACTGTAATTcttgaatttgggaagaaaggagATTTGGCGTCTGCTCTAACTGTCTTTGAAGCATCCAAGCAGAACCAGGACACCCCGAATTTGTATATCTACCGCACAATAATAGATGTTTGTGGTCTTTGTGGTGACTACATGAAGTCCAGGTCCATATATGAG GGGTTAATTGCTAGCAAGTTTACACCAAACATTTATGTCTTCAACAGCCTCATGAATGTAAATGCCTGTGACTTGAGTTACACCTTGGATATATACAAGCAAATGCAA AAACTAGGTGTTCCAGCTGATTTGACATCTTACAATATCCTTCTGAAGTCATGTTGTCTTGCTACAAGAGTTGATCTGGCCAAAGAAATATATGGGGAGCTAAAGCATTTAGAACTCGCAGGAACATTGAAATTGGATGTCTTCACGTACAGCACTTTAATTAAG GTATTTGCAGACGCAAAAATGTGGCAGATGGCACTTAAAATAAAAAGAGATATGCTATCAGCTGGTGTCACTCCCAATATTGTTACTTGGTCCTCATTGATCAGTGCCTGTGCCAATGCAGGCCTGGTAGACCAAGCCATTCAGTTATTTAAAGAGATGCTTCAGGCTGGTTGTGAACCTAATTCACAATGTTACAACATTCTTCTTCATGCATGTGTTGAGGCCTGCCAATATGATAGGGCCTTTCGACTATTCAGGTCCTGGAAGGAACATGCTCTGCAGAAGGATAATTGTGGAGATTTAGGCAGCAAGACAGACAATACCATTGATCTCTCCCCCACACTTATGGTTTCTGGTAGTATACCCGACTGCACTTCTGCTTCACCTCATGGACATTTCTCTACAAGGATTTCATTTAGACCTACTACTTCGATCTATAATACTTTGATGAAGGCATGCGGGAGTGATTACTACCGAGCAAAAGCTTTGATGGAAGAGATGAAGAAAGTAGGTCTTTCTCCTAACCATATCAGCTGGTCTATTTTGATTGACATCTGTGGAGGATCAGGAAATGTAGAGGGTGCTCTGCAG ATTTTGAGATCCATGCGAGAGGCTGGTATTCAACCTGATGTGGTGACATAtacaacaattatcaag GTTTGCGTGGAAACTAAAGATTTCAAGAGTGCATTTTCATTATTTGCAGCAATGAAAAGATATCAGATAAAACCAAATATG GTCACATATAATACTCTACTTAGAGCTCGTAGTAGATATGGATCTCTGCAGGAAGTACAACAATGCTTGGCTATATATCAGGACATGCGGAAAGCAGG GTATAAACCCAATGATTACTATCTCAAGCAACTAATTGAGCAGTGGTGTGAAGGAGTAATCCAAAATGGCAATCAGAGGAAAGGCTACTTCAGCTCTCGCAATAGATCTGGTTTAGAGCCTGAAAGTATGATTCTAGAGAAAGTTGCAGAACACTTGCAGAAGGATAATGCAAATAGTGTATCCATTAATCTTCGTGGGCTTAGTAAG GTTGAAGCTCGGATTGTGGTTCTAGCAGTTTTGAGAATGATTAGAGAGAAGTACACTGCAG GAGATTCAATTAAAGACGACGTGCAAATCTTTCTAGGAGTTCAAGAAGTAGGCATACGTGCTGTCAGACAAGAAAGTGTAATTAAGGGAGCAGTAATCAAACTTTTGCaacatgatttgggacttgatgtAATTTCAGCAACATCAAGAATTGGAAATGACAAAAACCAGGATGGGGTAAACAATCTGGAGAAGTGTTCAAACATGGAAGAACATGCAGAAAGAGGTATTTTACGAGCAAATATGCATTCTCCAACTAGGCGACCAGCGGTTTTGCAAAAATTGAGGATACCTAAAGAATCACTGCAGTCCTGGCTAACAAGAAGATTAGATGCTTCTATAGAGCAATGA
- the LOC104097648 gene encoding pentatricopeptide repeat-containing protein At5g02830, chloroplastic isoform X2, whose product MREALVILPSSSITLPPNSSPTPPHHHRSATAKPKPKFKPKQKPTQSPLLSTLRWDSASQNVHGLKYYAELASKLAQDGRFNDSLMIAESVVVSGVNAAEFAALLNAKIVSDGIVRLLEEGKLRSVVELLTGAQKLGIEPLKLLDGAAIDSLSRECRRTMECGEIEEAVSLMETLKGCGMPIKELVKPSEIIRLCISQRKPNTAVRYAHIFPHVDIMFCTVILEFGKKGDLASALTVFEASKQNQDTPNLYIYRTIIDVCGLCGDYMKSRSIYEGLIASKFTPNIYVFNSLMNVNACDLSYTLDIYKQMQKLGVPADLTSYNILLKSCCLATRVDLAKEIYGELKHLELAGTLKLDVFTYSTLIKVFADAKMWQMALKIKRDMLSAGVTPNIVTWSSLISACANAGLVDQAIQLFKEMLQAGCEPNSQCYNILLHACVEACQYDRAFRLFRSWKEHALQKDNCGDLGSKTDNTIDLSPTLMVSGSIPDCTSASPHGHFSTRISFRPTTSIYNTLMKACGSDYYRAKALMEEMKKVGLSPNHISWSILIDICGGSGNVEGALQILRSMREAGIQPDVVTYTTIIKVCVETKDFKSAFSLFAAMKRYQIKPNMVTYNTLLRARSRYGSLQEVQQCLAIYQDMRKAGYKPNDYYLKQLIEQWCEGVIQNGNQRKGYFSSRNRSGLEPESMILEKVAEHLQKDNANSVSINLRGLSKVEARIVVLAVLRMIREKYTAGDSIKDDVQIFLGVQEVGIRAVRQESVIKGAVIKLLQHDLGLDVISATSRIGNDKNQDGVNNLEKCSNMEEHAERGILRANMHSPTRRPAVLQKLRIPKESLQSWLTRRLDASIEQ is encoded by the exons ATGAGAGAAGCGCTGGTGATTCTTCCATCTTCTTCCATTACTCTCCCGCCCAATTCCTCCCCTACTCCGCCACATCACCACCGCAGCGCCACCGCTAAGCCCAAGCCTAAATTCAAGCCCAAACAAAAGCCTACTCAGTCTCCACTTCTATCTACACTGCGATGGGATTCCGCTTCACAGAATGTTCACGGTCTCAAATACTATGCAGAATTGGCGTCGAAGCTAGCACAGGATGGGAGGTTCAATGATTCATTGATGATCGCGGAGAGCGTTGTGGTTTCGGGAGTGAATGCGGCGGAATTCGCGGCTTTGTTGAATGCGAAGATTGTTTCTGATGGAATTGTTCGTTTACTTGAGGAAGGGAAGCTAAGGAGCGTTGTTGAGCTTTTGACGGGGGCGCAGAAGCTAGGGATTGAGCCGTTGAAGCTGCTCGATGGAGCTGCTATTGATTCTCTTTCTCGAGAGTGTAGGCGGACTATGGAATGTGGTGAAATTGAGGAAGCTGTGAGCTTGATGGAAACACTTAAAG GGTGTGGTATGCCAATTAAGGAATTAGTGAAGCCGTCTGAGATTATAAGACTTTGTATCAGCCAAAGAAAGCCAAATACAGCTGTAAG GTATGCACATATTTTTCCACATGTGGACATTATGTTCTGTACTGTAATTcttgaatttgggaagaaaggagATTTGGCGTCTGCTCTAACTGTCTTTGAAGCATCCAAGCAGAACCAGGACACCCCGAATTTGTATATCTACCGCACAATAATAGATGTTTGTGGTCTTTGTGGTGACTACATGAAGTCCAGGTCCATATATGAG GGGTTAATTGCTAGCAAGTTTACACCAAACATTTATGTCTTCAACAGCCTCATGAATGTAAATGCCTGTGACTTGAGTTACACCTTGGATATATACAAGCAAATGCAA AAACTAGGTGTTCCAGCTGATTTGACATCTTACAATATCCTTCTGAAGTCATGTTGTCTTGCTACAAGAGTTGATCTGGCCAAAGAAATATATGGGGAGCTAAAGCATTTAGAACTCGCAGGAACATTGAAATTGGATGTCTTCACGTACAGCACTTTAATTAAG GTATTTGCAGACGCAAAAATGTGGCAGATGGCACTTAAAATAAAAAGAGATATGCTATCAGCTGGTGTCACTCCCAATATTGTTACTTGGTCCTCATTGATCAGTGCCTGTGCCAATGCAGGCCTGGTAGACCAAGCCATTCAGTTATTTAAAGAGATGCTTCAGGCTGGTTGTGAACCTAATTCACAATGTTACAACATTCTTCTTCATGCATGTGTTGAGGCCTGCCAATATGATAGGGCCTTTCGACTATTCAGGTCCTGGAAGGAACATGCTCTGCAGAAGGATAATTGTGGAGATTTAGGCAGCAAGACAGACAATACCATTGATCTCTCCCCCACACTTATGGTTTCTGGTAGTATACCCGACTGCACTTCTGCTTCACCTCATGGACATTTCTCTACAAGGATTTCATTTAGACCTACTACTTCGATCTATAATACTTTGATGAAGGCATGCGGGAGTGATTACTACCGAGCAAAAGCTTTGATGGAAGAGATGAAGAAAGTAGGTCTTTCTCCTAACCATATCAGCTGGTCTATTTTGATTGACATCTGTGGAGGATCAGGAAATGTAGAGGGTGCTCTGCAG ATTTTGAGATCCATGCGAGAGGCTGGTATTCAACCTGATGTGGTGACATAtacaacaattatcaag GTTTGCGTGGAAACTAAAGATTTCAAGAGTGCATTTTCATTATTTGCAGCAATGAAAAGATATCAGATAAAACCAAATATG GTCACATATAATACTCTACTTAGAGCTCGTAGTAGATATGGATCTCTGCAGGAAGTACAACAATGCTTGGCTATATATCAGGACATGCGGAAAGCAGG GTATAAACCCAATGATTACTATCTCAAGCAACTAATTGAGCAGTGGTGTGAAGGAGTAATCCAAAATGGCAATCAGAGGAAAGGCTACTTCAGCTCTCGCAATAGATCTGGTTTAGAGCCTGAAAGTATGATTCTAGAGAAAGTTGCAGAACACTTGCAGAAGGATAATGCAAATAGTGTATCCATTAATCTTCGTGGGCTTAGTAAG GTTGAAGCTCGGATTGTGGTTCTAGCAGTTTTGAGAATGATTAGAGAGAAGTACACTGCAG GAGATTCAATTAAAGACGACGTGCAAATCTTTCTAGGAGTTCAAGAAGTAGGCATACGTGCTGTCAGACAAGAAAGTGTAATTAAGGGAGCAGTAATCAAACTTTTGCaacatgatttgggacttgatgtAATTTCAGCAACATCAAGAATTGGAAATGACAAAAACCAGGATGGGGTAAACAATCTGGAGAAGTGTTCAAACATGGAAGAACATGCAGAAAGAGGTATTTTACGAGCAAATATGCATTCTCCAACTAGGCGACCAGCGGTTTTGCAAAAATTGAGGATACCTAAAGAATCACTGCAGTCCTGGCTAACAAGAAGATTAGATGCTTCTATAGAGCAATGA